A region from the Melioribacteraceae bacterium 4301-Me genome encodes:
- a CDS encoding YgcG family protein, with amino-acid sequence MFRKFLLSCFIPLFLYAQPEIPQLKYYANDFTGTLSNSQLYDLNSLLKSFDDSTSTQIVFLMIPTLNGYPIEDYTYKVASENKIGTEKNNNGVLFFVAKNDRKMRIEVGYGLEAVLPDALASSILRNEVRPYFINDDYYDGIKAGLKTIIDATKGEYKNSKKNEDEKIGFPFIYLILFLIIFLLSGRRGGGLGTWLLLGSILGSSGRRGGGGFGGGGFGGFSGGGGSFGGGGASGSW; translated from the coding sequence TTGTTTAGAAAATTTTTATTGAGTTGCTTTATCCCATTGTTTCTGTACGCTCAACCAGAGATACCACAGTTGAAGTATTATGCAAATGATTTTACTGGTACATTGTCAAATTCTCAATTATACGATTTGAATTCATTATTAAAATCTTTTGACGATTCAACCTCTACTCAAATTGTATTTCTTATGATACCAACCTTAAACGGTTACCCTATTGAAGATTATACTTATAAAGTTGCGTCAGAAAATAAAATTGGAACTGAAAAAAATAATAATGGTGTGCTTTTTTTTGTCGCTAAAAATGATAGAAAGATGAGAATTGAAGTTGGATATGGTTTAGAAGCTGTATTACCTGATGCTCTTGCAAGTTCAATTTTAAGAAATGAAGTTAGACCTTACTTTATTAACGATGATTATTATGATGGGATTAAAGCAGGGTTAAAAACTATTATAGATGCGACTAAGGGTGAATACAAAAACAGTAAAAAGAACGAAGATGAAAAAATAGGTTTTCCATTTATTTACTTAATTTTGTTCTTGATAATTTTTTTGTTATCTGGAAGGAGAGGCGGCGGATTAGGCACCTGGCTGCTATTAGGTTCTATCTTAGGTAGTAGTGGTAGAAGAGGTGGTGGTGGATTTGGAGGCGGAGGATTTGGTGGATTTTCTGGAGGTGGCGGTTCTTTTGGTGGCGGCGGCGCAAGCGGAAGTTGGTAA